The Candidatus Binatia bacterium genomic sequence ACCGGACCAACGGGCCCCACTGGAGATACCGGACCCACTGGACCTACAGGCACGACGGGACCGACCGGTCCAACTGGAGACACCGGACCTACAGGACCCACGGGACCCACCGGACCGACGGGACCAACCGGCGACACCGGACCAACCGGTCCGACGGGGCCGACTGGAGCGCAAGGAGCGCCGGGCGGAGCGATCACGGTTCAATACACCTTCAGCACGACGACGACCGACTCCGATCCGGGCAACGGTAATTTACGACTCGACAACGCGACGCAGAACGCTTCGACCACAATAAGAAACGATCTGCTCGACTCGGGCTCGACGGACTGGACGTCTGTGCTAGATACTCTTGATGCAAGCTCTTCAACGGTCAAAGGACAAGTACGGCTTTCGAAGGTCTCTGATCAAACGAAATGGCTGACCTTCGACCTGACGGCCAAAGCCACACCGTCCGGCTATCGGAATTTCACAGTCACCAATACGGGATCGAGCGCGAGCAATCCGTTTGCGGACAGCGATGCGATTCTTTTTGAATTCACTCGCAACGGCGACATGGGCTCCACCGGACCGACGGGCCCCACTGGAGATACCGGACCCACTGGACCTACAGGCGCGACGGGACCGACCGGTCCAACTGGAGGCACTGGACCGACAGGACCCACGGGACCCACGGGACCGACGGGTGACACGGGTCCGACTGGACCGACAGGTTCAACAGGTGCTACCGGAACCGGGGCGACGGCTTGTGCCGCAGCTACGAGCGCGCCGGCAATCGCTAACAGCGAGACTGTGGTGGTCTCCTGCACCGCTCCGGCAAATAGTCTCACGGTCGGAGCCACCTATCGGGTAATAGGATGGACATCGAGATCGGGTACCAATACCGCCACCCCGACGCTCAGAATCAGAGTAGGGCCAACTACCCTGACGGGCAACATCGCTGCAACACTGACTGGCGTGAGTAGTGGGACGGCGGCCCCTCGGTATTTCACAGGGATGATTACCGTCCGTACTACGGGAGCAAGCGGAACCGTGATCGGCGGTCTCATGGAGATCCAGAACGCGGTGGCGGCAGCGGTCAATACCGTGACCTCGACGGTGGCAGTGAACACTACGGTCTCAAACTTGATCGAATTCACTTTTATTTCGGGCCAGGCCTCTAACACCTATACGTTTCATGTGACGTCGATGGAGCTTGTGAAGCAATAAGCAACATTCGATGAGCGATCCGTAAGGTCAGCAATGCCGAAGGCAAAGGAAGGGTTAAGCTGATCCTGCTCAGAATTTCTCCTTGAGCAAAACGCTTTAGTTAGTGTACAAAAGGCCAGGCGCTGGGTTTCGAGTTACCGCGCCGCTTCCATACAGGAGCCATTCTCCAACCGAGTGCAAGCCATCAGCCCTAAATCCAGTTCGCCGCTAATCCGCCAGCCCTGGTTTTGGCTGGGGATAGGCTTAAGCCTGCTCTGCTTGTGGCTTGCCGTGCGCAGCGTTTCTCTGGTTGAGTTGAAAGACTCGCTCAGCTCGGCGCGCTACCTTTGGTTGTTGCCCGCCGTTCTGTTGATCTTGTCGACCGTGGCGACGCCCGCTCAACGGTGGGTCGTGCTGCTGGATCAAAGAGAGCGCCTGTTGGATTCCTTTTGCGCGCAGGGACTGGGATTTTTGTTCACCAATATCCTTCCGCTACGCCTCGGCGAGCCGGCGCGGGTCTTGGCGATGTCCAGACGCTGCCGCTTGCCGGTCATGCAGGTGGCCGCCTCCGCCGTCGTTGAAAGGCTGCTCGATGCTGCAACCAACGTGCTGATTTTGGCCGCGCTGCTGCCCCGGCTCGAGGTGCCCGGCATTGTCCGAGGAGCCGGCCTGTCCCTGGCGGCGCTGAGCTTATCGGGCATCGCCGTTTTGTCGCTGCTCGTGCGTTTCGACCATTGCAGCGAGGCCCGATTTCTCCTCCGGCGTTTTACGTTATTTCCGATCGAAAAGTTGCTCGCGCGCTGGAAAGAACTTGTTACCGGCTTCGCTCCTTTGACCCGCTGGCGGACCGCGCTGCAAGTTTCGTTCTGGTCGCTCACGACGTGGGCTTTAGTCATCGCGTCTTATTGGTGCGTGCTGCGCGCGTTCCAACCCGATGGCAGCGTCGTCGAAGCCGCGATGATGACGGTGACGCTGTCATTCGCCGTCGCCGTGCCCTCGAGCCCCGGCTTCGTCGGGATCTTCCAGTTCGCCGGACAGCAGGCGTTGATGCTGCCTTTCGGCACAAAATACGACGCCGCGAGCGCGCTCGCCATAACTCTTACGGCGCACATGGCGTATTACGTGCCGACCACGGCGTTGGGATTGATCGGGTTATGGCGGTTGGGAGAATCGTTTCTCAATCTCGGCCGGGGCCTCGGAATGGCGCAACGACGCTTAGAAAGCAGCAGTTGAATCTCGCGCCTATGCGTTTTACCCGACTCTAACTTGCGCTATGATCGTAACCCTTCCCGCCGGACGAAAATTTACCTGTCTGTTTCTCGCCTTGCTCGCGCTTGGCGTCGCCGTCTCCTACTCGGACAGTCTCGGCGTCGGTTTCTATTTCGACGACACTTACGGCATCGCCAATAATCCGGCGATCCGAAGCCTCAAAAATATTCCCAGCTTTTTCGTCGATCCCCGCGCGGTCTGGACCGAGCCTACGCAGGTCGACCTTCGGCCCGTTCTGCTGATTACCTACGCCGTCAACTACGCCGTCTCGGGGCTCCAGCCCTGGAGCTACCACGTTCTGAATCTGATCCTCCATTTTATCGCGTCGTGGCTGGTCTTCATCATTGTCCGCGATCACCTTTGGCGGTTCGAGTTTCCTCACCGCGGTGAGCCTGCCGAACCGTGGCCCGCCTCCGAGCGAGGTCCCGACGGCGCCGCGCGCATACCCGCGGCGGCGGCCGCGCTCTTTTTCGCTCTCGCGCCGCTCAATAGCCAACCCGTCAACTACATCTGGGCGCGCTCCGCTCTGCTTTGCGTCACTTTGTATCTGGGTGCCTTTCTCGCTCTGCTCAGCCGCCGCTGGATTTTGGGGTCCGCGTTGTTCGTTCTTGCGCTACTCACCAAGGCGATCGCCGTCACGCTGCCGTTGGTGTTCTTGATCCACGATTTCGTCTACCGCGACCGCAGCCGTTACCCGACGATCAAAAGCTACGCCGCCGGCTGGCGCCGGCTGAGCGCGCCTCTGGCTCTTCTCGCGGCGCTCGCCGTCGCCTATGTCGGTTACCGCAAATTCTTCTTGCCGGATTGGGCTGCGGCGACACGGCACGCGTTCGGCGTCACGCCGGCAATCTGGTTTATGAGCCAGTGGTCGGCGCTGCTTTATTACGTCCGGCTCTTTCTCTGGCCGGACGGACTGTCGGCCGATCATGATTTCCCCCTGACGACGAGCCTTCTCGCCGTCCGCGCCTGGGGCGCGCTCGCCGTCTTGCTCGCGTGGGCCGGGCTCGCTCTCGCCGCCATGAGACGCCACCCGCAAGTGACGTTCGCCACCGCGTGGTTCTTTGTCACCCTCGCGCCCGAGTCGTCGTTCGCGCCGCTGGCGGAAGTCATCAATGACCACCGGCCCTACATCGCCTCATCCCTCGGCCTCGCGGTTCTTCTCGCGTGGTCGATCGAACGCGCCGCGGTGTTTCTATTCGCGGAAAGACAAACACAACGTCAGCTCGCCTTCATTACGGTTTCCTTGATCCTTTGCGTCGCCGCGGTTCCGGTGAACCGCCACCGCACCTGGCAATGGCTCGATCCGCTTCGGATGTGGGAAGACACGACGCGTAAAAGTCCCAACAACAGCCGAGCCTGGATGAACGCGGGGCTGCAGTACATGACCCGAGGTGATCTGGTTTCGGCGCGCCGCCTTTACGAGCGCGCGAAAGAAATCAGTCCGCAGTACGCCTTCGTGCGTATGAATTTGAGCGTTCTCGAGGCGCACGAAGGAAATTTGGACAAAGCGCTTGCCGAAGCCGAGGAGGCGGTGCGGCTCCGCCCCGACCTTTCGCTGACGCACTTCTACCTGGGCCAGGCGCTCAAAAAGATGGGGCGTACGGCAGAGGCCGCCGCGGCCTACAAACACGCGATCCAGCTCGACCCGCGCTACAAAGAAGCCAAGGAGGCGCTGGCGCTCATCGAAAAATCGGATGGGCAAAGCGAGTCGGCGCTGATGGCGGCCGGCCTCTATGCTCTCAACAACCGGCGTGATCCGCAGGCCGCCGTCGTAGAGTTTCGCAAGGTTCTCGAGCGCAACCCGAAGCACTACGGCGCGACCTTCCAGCTCGCGAGAGCCCTCGATCGGGCCGGGAAACCGAAGGAAGCCCATCCCCTCTGGGAAAAAGTTCTCGCCATGGCCCAAAACTACAACGACAAAGAGACGGCCGAAACGGCGCGCGCGCGGCTGGTGCGATCCGACGTCATGCAACTTGCGCAACCAGAAACGATGAAGAAAGGCCTCGATCTTCTCTACACTCGTCGCGATGCCGACGCCGCCGCCGGTGAGTTCCGCAAGATCCTGGAGCAGAATCCCAATCACTACGGCGCGACGTTTCAGCTCGCCACGGCGCTCGATCGCGCCGGCAAAACGAAGCAAGCCCGCCCGCTGTGGGAAAAGATGCTCAAGCTGGCCGAAGCCGCCAAAGACCAAGAGACGGCAAAGACGGCTAAGGACCGCCTCGCGAGCGGGCCGTGAGGCAAGCGCAGAGACGCTCCGGATCAACCGACCCGGCGCACGATGCGCATCTGTTTTAGAGTTTTCGCCGCTTGCGAGAAATATTCCGCCGGCCGCGGCTTCGAGAGAATCCAGCCGGCATAACGCTGAACCCCCTCTGCGACGCTGACGGTTGGCTTCCAGCCGAGCGCTGTGATTCTGGAGTTGTCGGCTATGAGATGGCGAAAGTCGACGGGACGAAACTCGCCCGGCGTTACGGGATCCACTTTGGCCTTGTAGGCGTCGCGCAACAAGCAAGCAAATTCCATCACCGTTGTCCCTTTGCCGGTTCCGACGTTGAACACCTGATAGTCGGCTGCGTCGCTTTCCAGCGCCAGCACGTTGGCGCGCGCCACGTCTTCGACGAAAACAAAGTCGCGCATCTGCTTGCCGTCCTCGTAGATGACCGGCGCCGCCTGATTCAGCAAGCGGGTGGAGAAAATCGAGCAGATGCCCGAGTAGGCGTTGAAGACCGACTGGCGCGGCCCGTAGGTCAGCGAATAGCGCAACGCTACCGAGGGGATGCCCCACTCGCGGCCCAACGCCAAGGTCAAGCGTTCTTCGAAGTATTTCGAGATGGCGTAAATGCTGTTCAGCTTGAGCGGCGCGTCCTCGTCCACGGGGATGCCGCGCGTCGGAGCGCCGCACGTGGGACAGCGCACTTCCCATTCGGCGCGCTCCAGTTGCGCGATCGTGCGCGGCTCCGGCGAGCACGGCCCGCATTTTTCACAGGCGTACTTGCCCTCGCCATAGACGGCTTGCGAGGAGGCGGTGACGATCTTCCGGATATTGAGCCGTTTGGCGCGGATGACCTCGAAGATACGCGCCGTCCCGCAGGCGTTAACGTCGGTCATCTTCGTGAGTTCGGGGGCGAAGCCGCCGTACGCGGCTTGGTGGAAGATGACGTCGACGCCGGTGACGGCCTTCTCGACGTCGTCCAGGCTGCGCATCTCGCCTTGAACGAACTCGGCGTCCTTCGGCACCCAATCGGGTTTCCCTTCCATATGGGTGCACTCCTCGAGGTTGTCGAAAATCCGCACCTCGTGGCCCTTCTTTAACAGAAGATCGACGACGTGAGAGCCGATCAGGCCCGCGCCGCCGGTGACGAGCGCTTTCATTTCACCCCTACGATCTCGGCCAGGGTTCGGGCCGCGTACTCGACCTGTTCGTCGGTCATCTCGGGAAACAGAGGCAGGCTCAGAGCCCGCTCGCAGGCGCGTTCCGTATTGGGAAAGCTCCCCCGGCCATGGCCGAGCCCGGCGTAAGCCTTCTGCATGTGCAGCGGCCTCGGATAGTGGATCGCCGTCTGAACTCCCCGTGCTTCGAGCGCGGATCTGACGGCGTCGCGGTTTTCGACATAAACGACGAACAGGTGAAAGACGCTTTCTCCCCCAGGATGATCTTGCGGCAGCGCCACCCGCGCGCCCGCGAGCAGCTTTTCGTAGCGGCGCGCGATCTCGCGCCGCCGCGCCGTCCATTGATCGAGACGCTTTAGCTTCACGCGCAGGATCGCACCCTGAAAACCGTCCATGCGATAGTTGTAGCCGACGAAGTCGTGAAAGTAGCGGCTCGTCTCGCCATGATTGCGCAGCGCGCGCGCCGCCGCGGCAACTTTGTCGTCGTTCGTCGTGAGGGCGCCGCCCTCGCCGTAGGCGCCGAGATTTTTCGCCGGATAGAAGCTGAAAGCGGCGGCGCGGCCGAAGCCGCCGACGCGCTTGCCGCGGAAGCGCGCGCCGTGCGCCTGGCAGGCGTCCTCGATGACGGCAACTCCTCTGCGCTCCGCGAGCGCGATGATCGCATCCATGTCCGCCGGCCGCCCGTAGAGATGGACGGGCACGATCGCGCGGGTCGCCTTGGTGATGGCCCGTTCGATCTGCCGCGGATCGATGTTGGCGCTGGCGGGGTCGATATCCACGAACACGGGTTTGGCCCCGGTATAAGAGATAGCTTCGGCGGTGGCGATGAAGGTATTGGGCGTGGTGATCACCTCGTCTCCGGGCTTTACCGCTGCGGCCAGCAGCGCCGCGTGCAGCGCGCTCGTGCCCGAGTTCATCGCCACGCAGTGTTTGACTTCGCAGAAAGCGGCGAACTCCTCCTCGAACCTGGCCACCTCGTCGCCGAGAATAAAGGAAGCGCTCTGGCCGACGCGGTCCAGCGCCGACAGCACCTCTTCGCGCAGAAAGGCGAATTGCGCTTTCAGATCGACTTGCGGAACGCGCATGTTATTGCTTCAAGCCCAGGCGCAAGAAAAAGAGCGGTTTCAAGTTGGTGAGCCAGTCCCTGAGCCGCACCTTCGTGTAGGAGCCGTCCGTCGCCGGGCGGTAAATCTTGGAGACCGGCACCTCTCTCACCCGATACCTTAGCGCCGCCGCTTGGTAGTGCATGTAAAACTCGATCTCGTAAGAATGGCCAAGCCACTCCTGCGCCCAATCCAAACGCCGGTCGCGAAGGAAGGCGGCGCGATAGGCACGAAACCCGTTCGTGCAGTCCGTATAGCGGCGCATGAGAAAAAGAGAGAAGGTCCGGGTGAATACCCGCATGGCCAACAAGCGGTGCGTCGGCAGGCCCGCGCTGTTGCCCCCCGGTAAAAAACGCGAGCCTTGCACGTAATCCGCCTGGCCGCTGAGAATCGGCGCGAGCAGCCGCTCGATTTCCGCCGGGTCGTCCTTGCCGTTTCCCGCCATGATGACGAAAATATCGTAATTCTTCTCCAGCGCATAGCGGTACGCCGAGCGAATCGCGTCGCCGCAGCCCTGATGCGAGCGATGCGTGATCACGGTGCAGTAGTCGTATTGCCGCAGAATGTCGGACGTGCGGTCCGTCGAGCCGTCGTCCACCGCGAGGACCTCGTGGACGATTTTCTTTTCCACCACCGGGCGATAGCGCTCGAGGAGCCGCCCGATCTGTTCCTCCTCGTTGTAGACCGGCAGAAACGCGATTACGCTGGCCGTCATCGCTCAATACGCGCGGCGGAAGAAGCGGGCGACACCGTCCGCAGCACCACCGCCGGGTTCCCCGCCACGACCGTGTGCGCCGGCACGTCCTTGGTGACCACGCTGCCGGCCCCGACCATAGCGCCCTCGCCGATCGTCAAACCGCACAGTATCACCGCGCCGCTGCCAACGGAAGCGCGCCGGCAAACCCGCGTCTTGATGACCTTCCAGTCGGCTCCGGTCTGCAGGGTGCCGTCGGCATTGACGGCAGCGGGAAACCGGTCATTGATGAAGACGACGTGGTGGCCGATAAAGCACTCGTCCTCGATCGTGACGCCCTCGCAAACAAACGCGTGCGTCGAGATCTTGCAGCGCTTGCCGACTTTTGCCCCTTTCTGGATCTCGACGAAAGTCCCGATCCTGGTGCCGTCGCCGATCTCACAGCCGTAAAGATTGACGAAGGCGAAGATCTTCACGTCTTTTCCCAACTTGACGTCGGCGGCGATGCGGGAGTATTTGGCCGCAGGCCGCTGCGCGCGCCGTCGGGATCTCATACCTTGATCCTGGCGCCGCCCGCGCCCAACGATTTGGACGCGGCTTCCAACAGGCGGACGACGGTCAAGCCGGCGGCGGCGTTGGTCCGCGGGATTGTGTTGAAGCGGACGCACTCGACGAAGTGCTCGCACTCGATCGAGAGCGCTTCACGGTTGTCCAACTTGGGCGCCCACACGTCCCCCATCCGGTAATCGATCAGGGTGTTGTAAATGCTTTCCTGTGTGGTCACGCGAATGCCGCGGTCGTACACGCGGACCTTTTCGCTGGGCTCCATGTCGTTGTAGACGAGCATGCGCCGGCTGCCGCCGAAGAGCATTTGGCGGATCTTGACCGGAGATAACCAGTTAACGTGCAGGTGCGCCAAAAAGTTATTAGGATAATGGACGGTCATGTAGACCACGTCCATCAAGCCGCTGTTGGTATGATCGGCGCCCGTCGCGGAAACATATTTCGGTGCTTCGTGCACCAAATAAGTGAGGATCGACAGGTCGTGCGGTCCAAGATCCCAGAGCACGTCGATGTCGCGCTGAAATTTTCCGAGGTTTACGCGTACCGAGTCGAAATAGTAGAGCTCTCCCAACTTCCCGTCCTCCAGGATCTCCTTCATCTTGCGCACGGCGCCCGTAAAGATGAAGGTGTGGTCAACCATCAAGACAAGACCTTTCTTATCTGCGAGTTCAAGCAACTCTTCGGCTTCCTGCACCGTCTGGGTCATCGGCTTCTCGACCAGCACGTGCTTGCCTCTTTCGAGAGCGCGCTTGACGAGCAGATAATGCGAAGTTACCGGAGTGGCGATGACGACGGCGCCCACCTCGGGATCGCCGAGAATTGCGTCTGCGCTTTCGGCGGTGTTGACGAAAGGGTAGCGCTTTTTGACCAGCGCGCGCCGCTCGGCCATCTTGTCCGCGCACCACTTGATTTCGACTCCGTCAACCTCGGCGAAGTTTCTGACGAGATTCGGACCCCAGTATCCGTAGCCGATCACGCCGATTTTCAGCCGGCCTAAACCGAGCATCCGCGTCGCTTGGGGCTGGCCGTCGCCGGTCCGCTTGGGGACTTGCAGGACTGTAGGTAACTCGGCCGGAATAGGGAAATCGACCTCGCTTTCCTGACTATTCATACGCTCAATCTCTAGCTAACATTACAGGGACAACGCAATTCCAGGGCCAAATTTCCACCCAATAAAGACGAAAGTCGTGAGGTTTTGGACGTATTTCAGCATAGGCGGGTGTCATGACCTCGGCGATTGTCAAACAATTGACGCTGGACTTTTAGTCAAATTCACTTCACGTCAGAGATCAGAAAACCCAAAAGAATATGCCGACAGGAAAAGCCACGACATACGCTTTCATCAGGAAGCCAAACAACCCATCAAACCGGAGGCAATAGAATATCGCGAAGGGCCATGCAACGGCGGCCGTGATCAGTGCGGCATCCAACCAAGAAAGAATTCCGTTAGCCAGGCCCCAGGAAAGGAGAACGACGACGACGCCCCAGATGGCGCCGTTAACGAAGAATTCTGGCGATCTCACTTTGGTCGAGATTCAGGAATCTACCCTGGCGAAGGCATTCATTGCTCTTCGTTATTCCAAACGGAGAGTCTATCGTCACACTTGTACGTCATCATAAGCTTGACGCTGGGTTAGCTTCCCGATCAAGAGTGCGCCCGCCAATAAGGCGAAGTTCTCCGGCAGAAAAATAAACCGGCAGCTTGCTGCCGTCGCGCTCCTTCGCCCCGAAGGATTCGGTCCACGGTTCAAGCTATTTTCCGTTTTCTTACAACCTCGCGTGGTCAAGCAGTTTCATGAAGTTCCGCTTGGGCTTGTGCGCTACGCGGACTTCGTCCAGGTAATTTGCGAATTCGGCGTGTCGCCCGAGCCGAACCATCAACCAGCGCACCTTACGCAGGAGACCGATGGCCTGCCGGTATGCTTCGTTGTTCTTCCCATCGAGCGTGGGCTCGATCTGCCGCTGATAGATCGGAAGCGTATTTTCAGGATCGTCTTTCTCCCGCTTGGCGGCGAGCTCCAGCCACAGGTCGTTCGAGCAGCCGCCCTCTTGAGCCTCCCGCCAAGCGGCTTCCATATCATTCTCCCAGAGAAAGATCCGAACAAGCTCAGAACGGTCCGCCTTACAATACCAAGACCTCCGATCCCTTTGGCCCTCGGTCTTCGCCTCAGCGATGCTCTTACGCAGAAAGTCGAGCGCCTTCTCCCGCCATGGTTTCCACGCGCCGAGCCGTTCGGCATGAGATTTCAGTCTCTGGCATGTTTCAAGACCCGGCGATTCGATGAATTCGGCCCAGATCAGAGCCATCGCCTCGTCGTGGCGTTTGCGGCGGTGGTACTCCCTCGGCCAGAAACTCGCGCAGCCGCGAATCGGTCCGATTGGGAAAGGCCTTGACTCCACGTTCCGCCCACTCCAGCGACAGGTCGCCCTTTCCGGCCTTCTTGTAGGTTTCGGCGATCTCGAGATAGTCGTAGGCCAAGGAAAGGTCGCGCTTCTTGACGGCGACAACCGCCTCCACGTCGCCCGTCTGCCGGGCAAGAGTCTCCATGATGTGCGTGATCCGAAACCGTCTCCCGTATTTCTCCGGATCATCGCGGCGAGGACCGAGCGGCGGCACTTTGGCCCATTCCGCCTCCGCCAGCTTCCGATAAACCGCCAGACCCTTTTCACCGAGGACATCCGCGTAGGTCTCCGCCGCGCCGTAGAAGGTGTCATAGTCCGTGCGCAGCTCGCACTCGAAGAGCCGCTTGGCCAGAGCTTCCGGCTCGGGTTTGGCTTTCTTGCATGCCTTGTGATGGAGATCTTGGAGCCGCTCGAGGATGCCACCCATATACCCGTCCGAGTCATCGACCGATCCCATGGCTTCCTCGGCGGCTTTGAGAGCGTGTTCCATGAGCTCGACGACCGCCGCGGCGTGTCCCTCTTTCAAGAGTTCCTCCACGGAATCGATCGCCGATTCGATCCCGCTGGCGTACTCGTAAGCGCTTCGGTAGTCAACGAATCCGCCCCAGTCCAAAGCGTCATCGATCAACCGCCGATAGGTGGTGAGGTCGAGCCCCTTGGAGGTTTTTTTTGCGGCCTTCATCAAAAGGCGCTGGCGCAGACGGTCATCGTCCGTCGCGTGATCCACGAGCACATCTACCAGCGCCTTCTTATCCTGGGCTAAAAGATAAGCGCGAACGTCGTCCATGGTCACAGCCGGGGGCGATTGGCCTTTTACCGACAGCCTTGCCTGTCCACCTTTCGAGGTGAGCCTCAAGGTCGAACCTTTGAGCCATGCGAGTCCAACCGCCACGCAATGCTTGCAGAACGCACCGTCCGCCCCCACGGGACAAGTACACAAGTATTCCAGACTACGGTCCTCAATCCACAGCTTGACCCGATAAGGCCGGGTTCCTTGCACTTTTGCCGTGATCGTCCCCTCGTGCTCGGTTACGGCCTTTACTTGTCCATTGACGAAGTAGTCCTCGCCACGCTCGAACGACCGCGCCCCCGCCATGCGGCGCAGAGTGGGCCGGTCAATTAAGGCCGCGAGAGGTGAAGATGCTTTCATGGAGTGATCTCTACTGACCACCGCTAACCTAAGACTACTCCAATCATTCAAGAAAGGATTCCCTTTTCCGCGGACGATGGAAAATGCCGGCCTCTGGACAAGAAGTTAAAGTTCCAAAAAACATTTTTTGCGCTCGGACCCTCCCTTAAAACGAGGCTCGAACTCAACTGGGGGCGTTTTCATTGGGAAGCTACCACCAATCCCCTTATTAGCTACTTTCCTTTCTAATTAGCCCTTCCACTTCTTGAATAAAGACCTCCGCGTCGGCAATTTGCGCTTCGGCATCCTCTCGGGAAAATTCCGCCAGCTCCGTATAGTCAGCCATTTCTCTGGAGCGCCGCGCGTCCTTTAAAATGACGCCCAATCGCTTGTGCACCCTACCCGTTTTAACGAAGTGCTGGTTGAACAGCGAGATTACGCCGGAATGCTTTGCGACTCTCGATTCCCTTCAGCCCCTCGAGTGCCTCGCAGCCTGAAAGATCGCATAATAGGATCGACTGACCGAATCCGCGAAGTCATCATTAAGAAGTAAATCACGCGCCGATTTTAGATGCTGCTTAGACCTGCGCAGCCTTGCTAGGCTTAAAGCTTTCCGTTGCTGTTCCTCCCCGCTCATAGGGAAACGCTTTCGCGCTGGATATTTTTATAAAAGGGCGTCTTACTCCTCATTTTGTCTGTATTCATCGGCGCTCAAAACTGTCGGTGCGAGATTAGTGCTGTAAGCGAGGGCGACTTCGAGCGACTCCTCAACGATCCGGCGGCAGAGGGCTCGGTCCCTCTTTCGCACCACTACCAAGACGTCCAGATCCGACTCGTCTGTTCCTTCTCCGCGCGCCCCGGACCAAAAAGGCGTAACGATAGCAGATCCCCCCAGGAAGGATTGTGGCCTGCCATGAGCGAGCCGGGGTTCTTACCCGCGAGTCGAAGAACCCGATAGCCCTTCGACGTTGCTCGGGGCACCATTCGACTCGATATGGTCCAAGTCCTTTTTGGCCTGCCATGAGCGAGCCGGGGTTCTTACCGGCGAGTCGAATGGTGGAGCCGATGGGAGTCGAACCCACGACCTCTTGAATGCCATTCAAGCGCTCTCCCAACTGAGCTACGGCCCCACCTGCGGGAAGAAGTGACAATGAGATAAAAGTAAGAGAGCAAGACTTAAAAGTCAAACACGAAAGCCGGATTGGGTCTGAATGCTGAGCCGTCGTTTGGGGGCAGTGGCTCATTTTGAAGCGGCAGAGCTATCCAATGAAAAGAAGGTCGGGTAAATACCTGGGTCGAGTAAAGGCAAAGACCCGATTGTCCGAGGCAAGTCATTGCGTCTATGATTGCGGCATTCAGTCAAGGAGGCAAATCATGAAAACAAAAATTGTTCTGATTATTGCGCTGGTCATATTGTCAGCGGCCGCACAGGTATCCGCGAAGCCTTCGGCCGGTGGGCAGGAGTCCGACTTTGCGCTCTTTGATGGGACCGATCCGAGCGCGAACG encodes the following:
- a CDS encoding Gfo/Idh/MocA family oxidoreductase, yielding MNSQESEVDFPIPAELPTVLQVPKRTGDGQPQATRMLGLGRLKIGVIGYGYWGPNLVRNFAEVDGVEIKWCADKMAERRALVKKRYPFVNTAESADAILGDPEVGAVVIATPVTSHYLLVKRALERGKHVLVEKPMTQTVQEAEELLELADKKGLVLMVDHTFIFTGAVRKMKEILEDGKLGELYYFDSVRVNLGKFQRDIDVLWDLGPHDLSILTYLVHEAPKYVSATGADHTNSGLMDVVYMTVHYPNNFLAHLHVNWLSPVKIRQMLFGGSRRMLVYNDMEPSEKVRVYDRGIRVTTQESIYNTLIDYRMGDVWAPKLDNREALSIECEHFVECVRFNTIPRTNAAAGLTVVRLLEAASKSLGAGGARIKV
- a CDS encoding SWIM zinc finger family protein, which produces MKASSPLAALIDRPTLRRMAGARSFERGEDYFVNGQVKAVTEHEGTITAKVQGTRPYRVKLWIEDRSLEYLCTCPVGADGAFCKHCVAVGLAWLKGSTLRLTSKGGQARLSVKGQSPPAVTMDDVRAYLLAQDKKALVDVLVDHATDDDRLRQRLLMKAAKKTSKGLDLTTYRRLIDDALDWGGFVDYRSAYEYASGIESAIDSVEELLKEGHAAAVVELMEHALKAAEEAMGSVDDSDGYMGGILERLQDLHHKACKKAKPEPEALAKRLFECELRTDYDTFYGAAETYADVLGEKGLAVYRKLAEAEWAKVPPLGPRRDDPEKYGRRFRITHIMETLARQTGDVEAVVAVKKRDLSLAYDYLEIAETYKKAGKGDLSLEWAERGVKAFPNRTDSRLREFLAEGVPPPQTPRRGDGSDLGRIHRIAGS